TCTTAAACAATATAGGCGTGGCTCGTAACCTCTCTTTATCCCTTTCCCACCTGAATGTCCGGTTTTTCAGCCGGGGACGTTTAGTTCTAGTTATCAAGCTGATATATGTCGCTGCTTGCGCTAGACCCTTATAAACATTTTCCCCTGATCTCTTTTTTATGAACGCTATACAGCGCTCTGTTACTCAAACTATTCGAGTACGTAACCTATCAGGGTTAAGAATAATGCATTCAAAATTTGGTCTTTTTTCCAATACACAACCACGATTTTCAATCGCTTCATTGGGTTGGAAGCCGTTTTTTCAACAGCAACTAACGTTAGAAGAGTACGAACAGTGTCAAATTGGGCGTGTTCTTGAGCACCATCGAGACGGCTATGTCGTACGTACTGAATCCTCAGAAATCAAGTTAGCTATCAGTAAACAGTTACCTATGTTGACGGTTGGGGACTGGTTGCTGCTGGATCATGAAGAGCGGTTTGTCAAAGTACTCGAACGGTCGACATTATTTAGCCGTAAAGCTGCGGGAGCGAAAGTTGCTGAGCAGTACATTGCAGCCAATGTCGATACGGCATTTATTGTATCGTCATTAAACGATGACTTTAACTTAAGCCGATTAGAACGCTATTTGGCCGTCGTGAGAGAAGCAGGTGCGGAACCTGTGTTGATACTGACCAAAGCCGATCTTTGTGATGACATCAAGTCACACCGCCAAGCGGTAACCCAAATGGATTCAACTCTAGAGGTTGAGGTGGTTAATGGTTTGAATCCCGAAGAGACCTCAGTGCTTAAGCGATGGTGTCAAGGTTC
This DNA window, taken from Thaumasiovibrio subtropicus, encodes the following:
- the rsgA gene encoding ribosome small subunit-dependent GTPase A; this encodes MHSKFGLFSNTQPRFSIASLGWKPFFQQQLTLEEYEQCQIGRVLEHHRDGYVVRTESSEIKLAISKQLPMLTVGDWLLLDHEERFVKVLERSTLFSRKAAGAKVAEQYIAANVDTAFIVSSLNDDFNLSRLERYLAVVREAGAEPVLILTKADLCDDIKSHRQAVTQMDSTLEVEVVNGLNPEETSVLKRWCQGSNTVAFMGSSGVGKSTLVNALLGADQQATGGIREDDAKGRHTTTSRSLHILPEGGILIDTPGMRELQLTECVDGLEATFADIVELAQACRFNDCRHESEPGCKVKQAIEQGTLEARRFANYQKLMREQQRNGASLAEQRERFRQFTKVIKVTQAESRKHKGR